One Calderihabitans maritimus genomic window carries:
- a CDS encoding ImmA/IrrE family metallo-endopeptidase: MNTGMVQALKVVEAYNLHTFPNLHCLRNLARQEDIIIGSFPFKGRITETYIRTPDGIALLTVKRGLPEAELKHALAHGLGHHFLHKAPGIYVQKILESRLEEDAEDFAAVLLVPPAALKSMGKRISPREMAHLSRIPYPLACRRADLAEKYML, translated from the coding sequence TTGAATACAGGGATGGTGCAGGCTTTGAAAGTGGTTGAAGCGTATAACCTTCATACATTTCCCAATCTTCACTGCCTTCGCAACCTGGCCAGACAAGAAGATATTATAATAGGAAGTTTCCCTTTCAAGGGGCGTATCACGGAAACTTACATCAGAACGCCCGACGGTATAGCACTGCTGACGGTAAAAAGAGGCCTGCCTGAAGCGGAACTGAAGCATGCGTTGGCTCACGGCCTCGGCCACCATTTCCTGCACAAAGCCCCCGGTATCTATGTTCAGAAGATTCTAGAAAGCAGGCTTGAGGAGGATGCGGAAGATTTCGCAGCCGTGCTTCTGGTCCCGCCTGCTGCTCTAAAGAGCATGGGCAAACGAATTTCCCCCCGGGAGATGGCGCATCTGAGCCGCATACCCTACCCGCTGGCCTGCCGGAGAGCGGACCTGGCCGAGAAATACATGCTTTGA
- a CDS encoding helix-turn-helix domain-containing protein: MKPLSERLAALRREKGLSQAELAKQLNMGQSTIAMYERNRRTPDPETLERLADFFNVSVDYLLGRTDYRGKPEPKYLGEVREQDNIPFEPKLRQALTDPLFADLLKRITDLTQEEKESLAEYWDWALRVIEKERERRKKALTNEKNSTS, from the coding sequence ATGAAACCACTAAGCGAAAGGCTGGCGGCCCTGCGCAGGGAAAAGGGCCTTTCCCAGGCCGAGCTGGCCAAGCAATTAAACATGGGGCAGAGCACCATAGCCATGTACGAAAGAAACCGGCGTACCCCCGATCCGGAAACGCTGGAAAGGCTCGCCGATTTTTTCAACGTATCGGTCGACTACCTGCTGGGTCGCACCGATTACCGCGGAAAACCAGAGCCAAAATATTTAGGCGAGGTTCGCGAGCAGGACAATATTCCCTTCGAGCCAAAGCTCAGGCAGGCGCTCACCGATCCTCTTTTCGCCGACCTTTTAAAGCGCATTACGGACCTTACCCAGGAAGAAAAAGAATCCCTGGCTGAATACTGGGACTGGGCTCTGAGGGTGATAGAAAAGGAAAGAGAGCGGCGCAAAAAGGCCCTTACCAATGAGAAAAACTCCACGTCTTGA